From a region of the Punica granatum isolate Tunisia-2019 unplaced genomic scaffold, ASM765513v2 Contig00002, whole genome shotgun sequence genome:
- the LOC116189737 gene encoding lysine-specific demethylase JMJ25-like produces MAGKEALPEHLRCNRTDGRSWRCGRPVKEGKKLCEIHYLQGLHRQHREKVPESLKIQRQYTKKLMKKSKDGLQIRAQKIDKSVKRSVKLKRRNLARELVRMVVTREVEKRKETEEGGDGDMMRRLPNGIMVISQSPARPSRNSCNAGTFLDVKVGANPGIAPRRRFRSKNIEPVPIGSVQVLPYKRNGESVKRGGGRKKCHWCKSSDSSNLIKCSNCRKEFYCMECIKERYFDTQEEVKMQCPVCRRTCSCKACVDGQSQATSCQELSGDESRADRILSFHYLICALLPILKQINEEQSIELELEAAIKGLEISELQVNHHEFSSEPPTCNNCKSSIVDLHRRCSNCSYILCLSCWWDFCQKVFPEGMKVLRNACANKRKSSVLEYKELNGMKLIRKHDQENGCKVLTSCLSLAYSKACNSVGGISCPVSEFGGCGNGVFDLRSSFPVNWIKELESKAEEIVCSYDFPEAFNSDSCCSICDGANYRASLEHLQQAAMRKYSNDNLLYYPSSLEVCADKREHFQKHWGRGHPVVVHDVLQKASDLSWDPVVMFYTYLEGSIAKHEGNQGTPPCLECCEVEISIKQFFWGPLRGRAHQNTGQEMLKLKAWFASRYFREQFPRHYSEIIHQLPLQEYVNPESGILNLASKSQLETLSPELGPYVYISYNSSEEHMRAHCVLKLGYDLYDTVNILAHTTDDLISSENLNKIRKLMRKHQAQNERDPTSTPDDQFSRNKGEREPSPCAEDSSGLTEMSIEELLLQHKISRVSWVSSDELPSPSYQNGSLSQDRSPVSYTISESGTLKAIQNSEESPDRNFCTDGNGYLKKDSSKYCGAQWDIFRREDVPKLMEYFRRHSSEFVLPFGSEKNAVHPILDQCFFLDEAHKTRLKEEFKIEPWTVLQHVGEAVMVPLGCPYQIRNLKSCVSVVLHFISPESVKECIHVMDGVHCLPDDHGAKLNKLEVKRMALNSLRGALKHVRELTCGKQAAN; encoded by the exons ATGGCGGGGAAGGAGGCCCTGCCGGAGCACCTGCGGTGCAACCGAACCGACGGCCGGAGCTGGCGGTGCGGCCGCCCTGTCAAGGAAGGCAAGAAGCTCTGCGAAATCCACTACCTGCAGGGGCTCCACCGGCAGCACAGGGAGAAGGTCCCCGAATCCCTCAAAATCCAGAGGCAGTACACCAAgaaattgatgaagaagagcaaAGACGGGCTGCAGATTAGGGCTCAGAAGATCGACAAGTCAGTGAAGCGGTCGGTGAAATTGAAGAGGCGGAACCTGGCGAGGGAGCTGGTGAGGATGGTGGTGACGAGGGAGgtggagaagaggaaggagaCGGAGGAGGGCGGTGACGGGGACATGATGAGGCGATTGCCCAATGGCATTATGGTAATCTCCCAGTCTCCTGCCCGGCCCAGTAGGAATTCTTGCAATGCTGGGACCTTTTTGGATGTTAAGGTCGGGGCCAATCCGGGAATTGCTCCGAGGCGGAGGTTCCGGTCCAAGAACATTGAGCCCGTGCCCATTGGGTCAGTTCAG GTATTGCCTTACAAGAGGAATGGGGAGAGTGTGAAGAGGGGTGGTGGGAGGAAGAAGTGCCATTGGTGCAAGAGCAGTGACTCAAGTAATCTGATCAAGTGTTCAAATTGTCGAAAAGAGTTCTATTGCATGGAGTGCATTAAAGAGAG GTATTTTGATACTCAGGAAGAAGTTAAGATGCAATGCCCAGTTTGTCGAAGAACTTGTAGCTGCAAGGCATGTGTTGACGGCCAATCTCAAGCCACTAGCTGTCAG GAACTTTCCGGTGATGAAAGTAGAGCAGATAGAATTCTAAGCTTTCATTACTTGATCTGTGCACTTCTTCCCATTCTGAAGCAAATCAATGAGGAGCAGAGCATTGAACTCGAACTGGAGGCAGCAATAAAAG GATTGGAGATCTCCGAACTGCAAGTCAACCACCATGAATTTAGCTCTGAGCCACCTACATG CAATAATTGCAAATCCTCAATCGTGGATCTCCATAGAAGGTGCTCCAACTGTTCTTACATCCTCTGCTTAAGCTGTTGGTGGGATTTCTGTCAAAAGGTCTTTCCCGAAGGAATGAAAGTGCTTCGAAATGCATGTGCTAATAAGAGAAAATCCTCTGTGCTTGAATACAAGGAACTTAACGGTATGAAATTAATACGTAAACATGACCAAGAAAATGGCTGCAAGGTCCTCACTTCTTGCCTGTCATTAGCTTACTCAAAAGCTTGCAATAGTGTTGGTGGGATTTCTTGTCCAGTGAGTGAATTTGGTGGCTGTGGAAATGGTGTTTTCGATTTGAGATCTTCTTTCCCAGTGAATTGGATCAAAGAGCTTGAGAGCAAGGCCGAAGAGATAGTCTGCAGTTATGATTTCCCAGAAGCCTTCAATAGTGACTCTTGTTGCTCAATATGTGATGGAGCGAATTATAGAGCCAGCTTAGAGCATTTGCAACAGGCAGCCATGAGGAAATATTCAAATGATAATTTACTTTATTACCCCTCTTCTTTGGAAGTTTGTGCCGATAAAAGGGAGCATTTTCAGAAGCATTGGGGCAGAGGCCATCCGGTAGTTGTTCATGATGTTCTTCAAAAGGCGTCTGATTTGAGTTGGGATCCTGTGGTCATGTTCTACACTTACCTTGAGGGTAGCATCGCCAAGCATGAGGGCAACCAGGGAACACCTCCTTGCCTTGAGTGCTGTGAG GTAGAAATCAGCATAAAACAGTTTTTCTGGGGTCCTCTTAGAGGTCGGGCTCACCAGAACACAGGACAAGAGATGCTGAAACTGAAGGCTTGGTTTGCATCCCGATATTTCCGTGAACAATTTCCTCGTCATTATTCCGAGATTATTCATCAGTTGCCTCTTCAAGAGTACGTGAATCCCGAATCTGGCATTTTAAATCTTGCTTCAAAATCACAACTTGAGACTCTGTCACCCGAGCTAGGTCCCTACGTCTATATCTCGTACAACAGCTCTGAGGAACATATGCGGGCACATTGTGTGTTGAAGTTAGGTTACGATCTATATGACACG GTTAATATTTTGGCGCATACTACAGATGATCTGATTTCCTCAGAGAATctcaataaaataagaaagcTGATGAGAAAGCATCAGGCTCAGAATGAAAGGGATCCAACAAGTACTCCTGATGATCAATTCTCACGGAATAAAGGGGAGCGAGAACCATCCCCGTGTGCTGAAGATTCTAGTGGACTCACAGAGATGAGTATAGAAGAATTGCTTTTACAACACAAGATTTCTCGAGTATCTTGGGTTTCCTCGGATGAATTGCCATCTCCAAGCTATCAGAATGGATCTCTTTCACAAGATCGGTCGCCTGTATCCTATACCATTTCTGAGTCTGGGACCTTGAAGGCCATCCAGAATTCTGAAGAATCTCCAGACAGAAACTTCTGCACAGATGGAAATGGATATCTCAAAAAGGATTCAAGTAAATATTGTGGGGCCCAGTGGGACATTTTCCGCAGAGAAGATGTCCCAAAGCTTATGGAGTACTTCCGGAGGCACTCCAGTGAGTTTGTCCTCCCATTTGGGtcggaaaagaat GCGGTCCATCCGATTCTTGATCAGTGTTTCTTTCTGGACGAGGCCCACAAAACTAGGCTCAAGGAGGAATTCA AAATCGAACCTTGGACGGTTTTGCAGCATGTTGGTGAGGCTGTTATGGTTCCTCTAGGATGCCCATATCAGATTAGAAATCTGAAG TCTTGTGTGAGTGTGGTGCTGCACTTTATCTCCCCTGAAAGTGTGAAAGAGTGTATACATGTAATGGATGGAGTTCATTGCCTTCCTGATGATCACGGTGCCAAATTAAACAAGCTAGAG GTGAAGAGGATGGCCTTGAATAGTTTGAGGGGAGCGCTCAAGCATGTTCGAGAGCTTACCTGTGGAAAGCAAGCGGCCAACTGA
- the LOC116189738 gene encoding uncharacterized protein LOC116189738: protein MALSSYPALNWPVVHDHFHGFIPIPPAAATEAPHQLEMPASAAAFPSYSNNAGAALSVVYNNRHSDVVKADPLFFNKGYFDYGITGDAQPADDYSCISSSYPDCYNYYSNYSTVDDLLDPAETYFSSPAADPLSLAGCYDMNYGDYHLQQQLLSGPGILGLHDYNEDAYADQFYQRQLPAAQPPKRHRPCYFDLPGNLLFPPGDTCPPAQLPVLHAIDGVSSNMTKAEEYIEHTRPRPRRVSAQSLAARERRKRISDKTQELGKLIPGGSKMNTAEMLQSAFNYVKFLQSQVQILQLMASSNPSQEDDLAEKPEKEEDEAEKGSSSPSLLRLVASPTVQEKLYKEESCIIPRSLAKALVHSHPHLPDLHQLL, encoded by the exons ATGGCCTTGAGCTCATATCCAGCATTGAACTGGCCAGTGGTCCATGATCACTTCCATGGCTTCATACCGATTCCACCGGCTGCAGCTACTGAAGCTCCTCATCAGCTTGAGATGCCTGCCAGTGCCGCCGCCTTTCCCAGTTATAGCAACAATGCCGGTGCTGCCTTGAGTGTCGTTTATAATAACAGGCACAGTGATGTCGTTAAGGCCGATCCATTGTTTTTCAACAAGGGATACTTTGATTACGGCATCACCGGTGATGCTCAGCCAGCTGATGACTACAGCTGTATATCCTCCTCCTACCCAGACTGCTACAACTACTATAGCAACTATAGTACTGTCGACGATCTGCTCGATCCTGCAGAGACCTACTTCTCATCTCCTGCCGCCGATCCTCTGTCACTGGCCGGCTGCTATGACATGAATTATGGTGATTATCATCTTCAGCAGCAGCTGTTGTCCGGACCTGGGATTCTTGGCCTCCACGACTATAATGAGGATGCCTATGCGGACCAGTTCTACCAACGTCAACTGCCTGCAGCTCAGCCTCCAAAGCGGCACAGGCCATGCTACTTTGATCTTCCCGGTAATCTGCTGTTCCCTCCGGGGGATACTTGCCCACCAGCTCAACTTCCAGTGTTGCACGCGATCGATGGAGTTTCCTCTAATATGACCAAAGCAGAGGAGTATATTGAGCACACCAGGCCGAGGCCGAGGAGGGTGTCTGCGCAGAGCCTGGCGGCTCGGGAGAGGCGGAAAAGGATATCGGACAAGACGCAGGAGCTGGGGAAGCTCATCCCAGGTGGGAGTAAGATGAACACTGCCGAGATGCTTCAGTCCGCATTCAACTACGTCAAGTTCCTGCAGTCTCAAGTCCAAATTCTCCAACTCATGGCTTCTTCCAACCCCAGTCAG GAAGATGATCTTGCGGAGAAACCAGAaaaggaagaggatgaggccgAGAAGGGATCATCATCACCGAGTCTGCTGCGGTTGGTGGCCTCCCCGACAGTTCAAGAGAAGCTGTACAAGGAGGAGAGCTGCATTATTCCCCGGTCTCTAGCCAAAGCCCTTGTCCACAGCCATCCCCATCTTCCGGACCTCCACCAGCTCCTCTAA